The following proteins come from a genomic window of Elusimicrobiota bacterium:
- a CDS encoding DUF1232 domain-containing protein: MLNAFKEKLARLADDPNDPFRSAVIARVGPREAVRVEAPLRKMILALPDMLAQIGQWSRELPVPPALRRVHTLALAYLMNPEDFLPEKAHGLFGYLDDAFLVASVFNRTLEEVGPAGLRPLTDNVALASAVPGWVETTRAFHAEMSEKVEILLEGRPVRPNPTPRSRRRVPKKG, from the coding sequence AAAAGCTCGCCCGCTTGGCCGACGACCCCAACGACCCCTTTCGATCCGCCGTGATCGCCCGGGTCGGTCCCCGGGAAGCCGTCCGCGTGGAGGCGCCTCTGCGAAAAATGATCCTGGCCCTTCCGGACATGCTGGCTCAAATCGGCCAATGGTCGCGCGAGTTGCCCGTTCCCCCCGCCCTGCGGCGGGTCCACACGTTGGCCTTGGCTTACCTTATGAACCCGGAGGATTTTCTTCCCGAAAAGGCCCACGGGTTGTTTGGTTACCTTGACGACGCCTTCCTGGTGGCCTCCGTTTTCAATCGAACCCTGGAAGAAGTGGGACCGGCGGGCCTGCGCCCCCTGACGGACAACGTGGCCCTCGCCTCGGCCGTTCCGGGGTGGGTGGAAACGACGCGAGCATTTCACGCCGAGATGTCCGAAAAAGTCGAAATTCTTCTGGAGGGACGGCCGGTGCGTCCCAATCCGACCCCGCGAAGTCGGCGGCGAGTTCCCAAGAAAGGATAA
- a CDS encoding calcium/sodium antiporter: MPLPVLLILGGLVLLVGGAELLVRGSSRLALRLGVPSLVVGLTVVAYGTSTPELVVSAKAALSGQADLALGNVVGSNIFNVLLILGASALLAPLRVTRPIIWREVPVMIGTSLLAWGLALDGRISRGDGTLLVALLIAYTIYQIQAGLKEGGKKPAEERTKVSILGSLVSIAVGLAVLVWGARWLLEGSVSLARGLGVSELIIGLTIVAAGTSLPEVATSLLATWRGEREIAIGNVVGSNIYNVLGVLGLAAVIGPEGVAVSSPALNFDIPVMVAVSVACLPIFLTGHLIARWEGVLFLFYYGAYTLFLILNAAGHDALPAFSATMLWGALPLTAMTLLVGIVRHRRTTRMERRP, from the coding sequence ATGCCTCTTCCCGTATTGTTGATTCTCGGCGGTTTGGTCCTCCTCGTCGGCGGGGCGGAATTGTTGGTCCGCGGGTCAAGCCGATTGGCTCTCCGGCTTGGCGTGCCCTCTTTGGTGGTGGGCCTCACGGTGGTCGCCTACGGCACCAGCACGCCCGAATTGGTCGTGAGCGCCAAAGCCGCGCTGTCGGGTCAAGCCGACCTCGCCCTGGGCAACGTGGTGGGATCGAACATTTTTAATGTGCTTTTAATTTTGGGAGCCTCCGCCCTGCTGGCTCCCCTGCGGGTCACCCGTCCCATTATTTGGCGGGAGGTCCCGGTCATGATCGGCACAAGCCTCCTGGCCTGGGGTTTGGCCCTGGACGGTCGAATCTCCCGCGGCGACGGGACGCTCCTGGTCGCCCTTTTGATCGCTTACACCATTTACCAAATCCAAGCCGGATTAAAGGAAGGCGGAAAAAAACCCGCCGAAGAACGGACCAAAGTGTCCATTCTCGGCAGCCTGGTTTCCATCGCGGTGGGTTTGGCGGTGCTGGTTTGGGGCGCGCGGTGGCTTCTGGAGGGCTCGGTGAGCCTCGCGCGGGGCCTCGGGGTGAGCGAACTCATCATCGGGTTAACCATCGTGGCCGCGGGGACCAGCCTGCCCGAGGTCGCCACCTCCCTTTTGGCGACATGGCGCGGCGAGCGCGAAATCGCCATCGGCAACGTCGTGGGGTCCAACATCTACAACGTCCTGGGTGTGCTGGGGTTGGCGGCCGTCATCGGCCCCGAGGGGGTCGCGGTATCCTCCCCCGCTTTGAACTTTGATATTCCCGTCATGGTGGCCGTGTCGGTGGCCTGCCTGCCGATTTTCCTGACCGGGCATTTGATCGCCCGCTGGGAGGGGGTCCTCTTCCTCTTTTACTACGGCGCCTACACGCTCTTTTTAATCCTTAATGCCGCGGGCCATGACGCGCTCCCCGCTTTCAGCGCGACCATGCTGTGGGGCGCTCTTCCGTTGACCGCCATGACGCTCCTGGTCGGAATCGTCCGACATCGAAGAACCACGCGGATGGAAAGGCGTCCATGA